The proteins below come from a single Candidatus Kirkpatrickella diaphorinae genomic window:
- the rseP gene encoding RIP metalloprotease RseP — MHILIAFAFVLDVLVFIHELGHYLAAKWRGIKVDTFSIGFGPKLWTWHDRTGTAWCISAIPLGGYVKPHGFEGPEDATPAQQAAWEKGRTFHEKGVGSRALVIVMGPLFNFLLAFILYVALFSFFGQPKLSDRIAQILPDSAASRAGVKTGDVITAIGGLKMLNVGDVRAEASKRAGEVTTLQVRREGQILTLPITIGRDPAAKDTAHAGMMGVSFKLQPGAPLSLKDAVVTGAQQVWDVTVQTLQGVGQMLTGQRSSRELGGAIRIAQLSGEVAHLGVASLLNFMAVLSINLGLINLFPIPILDGGRLVFYAFEAVLRRPVPRKLQEMAYYVGFALIAALFLFSTFNDLLNIGLFRWLRGA; from the coding sequence ATGCACATTCTTATTGCCTTTGCCTTTGTTCTCGATGTCCTGGTTTTTATTCATGAATTAGGTCATTACCTCGCCGCTAAATGGCGCGGTATTAAAGTGGATACGTTCTCAATCGGGTTCGGGCCCAAGCTTTGGACGTGGCATGACCGGACCGGCACGGCCTGGTGCATCAGCGCCATCCCTTTGGGGGGCTATGTCAAACCGCATGGCTTTGAAGGGCCTGAGGATGCCACACCAGCGCAACAGGCCGCTTGGGAAAAGGGTAGAACCTTTCATGAGAAGGGAGTTGGCTCCCGCGCACTCGTCATTGTCATGGGGCCGCTCTTCAATTTCCTCCTCGCTTTCATCCTTTACGTCGCTTTATTCAGCTTTTTCGGTCAGCCAAAGCTGAGTGACCGCATCGCGCAGATCCTGCCGGACAGCGCCGCGTCACGGGCAGGGGTGAAGACGGGCGATGTCATCACGGCCATTGGCGGCCTCAAAATGCTGAATGTGGGCGATGTCCGCGCCGAAGCTTCCAAGCGGGCGGGTGAGGTGACGACCTTGCAGGTCCGCCGGGAAGGACAAATCCTGACCCTTCCCATCACGATCGGACGGGACCCGGCAGCGAAGGATACCGCCCATGCAGGGATGATGGGGGTGAGTTTCAAGCTCCAGCCTGGCGCGCCGCTCAGCCTGAAAGATGCCGTCGTCACGGGTGCGCAGCAGGTCTGGGATGTTACTGTGCAGACTCTGCAGGGCGTCGGCCAGATGCTGACAGGGCAACGAAGCTCGCGGGAGCTCGGGGGTGCCATCCGCATCGCGCAGCTTTCCGGTGAGGTGGCGCATCTGGGAGTTGCGAGCCTCCTGAATTTCATGGCGGTGCTTTCGATCAATCTCGGCCTGATCAATCTTTTCCCCATCCCGATCCTGGATGGCGGGCGGCTGGTCTTTTACGCGTTTGAGGCGGTCCTGCGGCGACCCGTCCCGCGGAAATTGCAGGAAATGGCGTATTATGTCGGGTTCGCGCTCATCGCAGCGCTCTTCCTCTTCTCGACATTTAATGACCTGCTGAATATCGGGCTTTTTCGATGGCTGCGCGGTGCCTGA